TCATCcgttatttaaaaaatacgCAGTAATTAAATTCGTAATCTCATTTAAGGACCTGAAAGGTAGTTTGTCCACGATGGGGGCTAATGGTAGAAACCTCACTTGTCCTCTTCCAACCACTTGAAGAGCCTTGAACAAGAAATTATTTGTACATGTCGCAGTATTACGAGCTTTATAGGCGTAGCAGGTACTTTATTAGTTGCTTTAAGATGATAATACTAACTTTAACAGCATAGggtaattaaaaacaatattagGGGATTTCCTCTTTGTGATAATTTTGTATCGTGTCTGACACATTTGTAGAATTTCGCTTACGGATGCTCTTGATGATTTAATTTCACAGGGAAAAATATCTCCTCAACTAGCGatgaaagttttatttaacgTACGTAAATGAACAAATCCTTATTCGTAGAAGTTACCTACCTGCTAATCTCACAATTTGATATAGTTTGACAAAAGCATGACTGAGGCATTAGCGGAGAAGGTCCGCTCTCGTTTAACATTCAAGGGTCATTTGGATACATATCGGTTTTGCGACGAGGTTTGGACGtttatcataaaaaatCCTAGCTTTCGATTTGATAACGAAACTGTTACTAGCAACAAAATTCGTATAGTCGCATGTGCAACTCGTGATTCTTCAGCCAACCGTTAAATTTGTAAcgtttatttttccttttattcatttttcagtacatctttttcttattataaaagtttttataattacACATTGGTTTCGGTCATCGTCTTCATTACTTTGCAAAAGCCTGGAAATTATACACAACTTTTcgtattatttttgaatgagAGGATTGGCCGCATTCCGATGCTTAATTTGGCATTAGTGGTTTTGGACTTAATTTCAAACGACGGATCTTTActactttttcttcctttttttattctcttCATCCTCTTTTGTCCGTGCACGTTTTCACTTGACAGACATTTGAAATTtgctatttaaaaattttccttttcccACGTTTCCGAAGACGCCCTCCTCTTTGTCATTGCAATTCCATTTTCatataaagtaaaaatttttccatATGAAGTTTGGTCTCCTACATCTAACAATTATCGATTTTGTTTGATCCCTTGGTATCACGATCTTACTAAAACAACGCCGTCTTATTTATGTTGAGCAATGCAATCTCTTCATCCTGTGTGCCTTCGAAGCTTATGCTGATCAAAGTTGCTTTGCCATCATTTCCCTTGATGTGTTTGGCATTCTCTTAGGTGCTGAGCAAGATATACTCTCTATCCGTTATCATGATGAATTACTACTATTTTCCGTTTGACTACTATTAAAAAGGATTTACATCTATCTTACTATGACCATTATGAACTAACTTACTGAGTGGTGCTTTACAATACacatataaataaatttttttagacacttaacaaatttaatttcCCAAAAATTGAGATTTCAATTGGAATATTAACTATCAATAGTTAAATCAAAAATGtggtttttttaatataaataaacttTCAGAAAAATGAGTTCGGTTGGGTTTTCCAAGCATTGAAACCATAGATTAACacattttacaaaatcctattaaataaaaaaaaatccacaAACGTCGATACAGTGAGATAATCATTTTCGAAAACTGACTGTTCGAAAACCGTTAAGGCAAGAATCTCCTTAAAGAGTGAGAGAGAGAGCGACAGCAAAGAATGCAATCACAGCAGAAATACCAACAGGTTGGCTGACTAAAGAGGCAGCAGATGATGAGCTGGAAGAGCTAGAGGCACTGGCTGAGCTAGAAGAGCTGGAGTCAGAGGTGGTGTTGGTAGCGTCATCAGTGGTGTTGGTAGTGTCATTGGTGCTAAGGGCCTCCATTACACCTTTTGTGATATGTCCGCTAGCAGTGGTCTTAGAAGTAGTCAAACTCTTGCTGCTAGTAGGGAGCTTGGTCAAACTGTGAGAAGTGGTACTGGTGGAGTTGGTAGAGTTGGTACCGTTGGTAGAGTTGGTACCATTCAACCAGAAAGTAGAGTTGGTGGCATTAGAAGCATTGACGATGCAAGTGAAGTTAGTACCGTTAGTACCATTGCAATATGTACCATTGGTAGCATTGGTAATGTTGTAGTGAGAGATGGTGGTGTAAGGGAATACAGTAGGGCGATAAGAGGAGGACTTATGGGAAGTAGTGCGGTGAGAAGTAGTACGAGAAGAGCTACGAGAGGAAGACttggaagaagaggatgaagaTTTAGATGAGGAtgaggaagaggaagaagaagaggaggaggaggaagAAGTGGTCGAAGGAGTGGCAGAGCTGGAAGAAGAGGTTGTGGAGGAAACCAAAGAGCTggaggaagaagaggaagaggaagaagaagaagcagCACCCTCAACAATGTTAAATTGTTGAGATTGAGCATAAATTTGCTCAGGACGACCAGGGTAAGCCATGTTGATTTGGAAACCTTGACCAGTGGGCCAGTTGGTGGTGTTGGTGGTGTAAGAACCAGTGCTGGTGTCAACAGTGTCCAAGTATTGGGTAACGGTGGGATAAACAGCAAAGTTGGTCAAGTAAAGAGCAGCACTGGGTTCATCAGTGGAAACGACATTCCAGGTGATTTGCTCCTCGCCGTTGGTTTGCCAAGTGTCACCATTGGTGGGAGAGTTAATCGACATAGCGAGAGCAGAAGCAATCAAAgccaaaaaggaaattttgaaCAACATTGTAGGTATCgtaaaagagaaatatgTTGTgtaacaaacaaaaaaaaagagtaaataaaactaaGTTTGATGTTATTTCGAGATGCTGggtaaaaaattcaaaaaaaaaagtgaattTTATCAGCAAAAAAGAGTTGGTGGGACAGGCGACAAGTAAATAAGGAAAGTATAACTAGCGCAGTAGGCAAAACAGAAGATTGTATGAgatttccaaaaatgaaTGGGTAAACAACAAACGTCGGTTAATCTTGTGCGAAAAGAGAAAACGGGGTTTtaataaaggaaaaaataaaataaatttgacGGGATCAAAAAGATTCTCTAAATTTCAGGAGAAAGGAGGAAACAATTGGAACTTCAACAAATAATTAGGTTTAAAttgataataaattaattagttCAACAGTGAAGTAATCCAAATGCAATTGAAACCAAAatcgttttttaatttaattagcAAGATGAGGAATTTAATTGAcaagcaataaaaaaagaacgcGACTTGTAAGAAGCGAACACAAGCAAATAGGAAATATCAGTTAAGACGTTAGTCAAAAACTCCCTTTTTAATGGAACGAAAAATTTGACGGGAAGCGCTTCTTATATACAATCACGGATCAACATTTTCGGCGCGATGACGGAACGCTATCCCGGACCCCGACTGTGTAAAAATGGTACAGTCTAGAAGCATCTagttaaatattaaaataataaaaaatattttaagaaACATGtttgagtaaaaaaaactttatatATGCTGTACTAAtgcttcttttaaattttttcaaagcgACCATTTGCCGTGTATATCAGCACATTCAAGGTTTTCCACGCACTATCTCCTTTAGCTTTGACTAGGCGATAGCATTCGTCATATTGCGCTAGAAGGATACTCGCTCGACACGAGGTAGCTGATGTCATTTGAAAGTCATTAAACGATCGCCATTGGCGGGAACCAGTTGCGCGGAGCATGCGGGAAACCAAGGTGATTACGAAGGATGCTAAAGAGCGTAGGGATTAGGCATCGCTATTTAGtataaagtaaattaatGGGTTTCACTAATACAGACAGTGATCTCGGTAGATTTGAACGTTACGTGTGTGTAAAAATGTAATATCGATCTTTGTGGTAAGCTcgcaatattttttagtgtATAGCATTCCTTGAAAATTAAGATGGATTAACTATACAAGCAGCAATTGCTTTTGAGGTATACAATCAAAAGGCCATCATCCTACCCATTTTATATGAAAGCAAATGAATAGACTGCTGACGGGGCAACACTTAAAGagtaaagaataaatacAATACGTAGGGCTTGCCTATCAAGTATAGATGGTGtaatcctttttttctttttcgctttttgttttttagtACTTTTTCACACCTTTATTGAAAcatatctttattttttttgataatcaTACTCTATATTTTgttgctttatttttagtgTCTTTTCTTCTAAGCTCTCTTTAGTAGATAAAATATCACCGATTAAAATGATTACAAAAAGTTGGGCTTTTCATTCTCTATATATACATCTGCTATATACGTATTGAGTTTGCTACCAATTCTTAATAGCCAGCCCTCTATTACCACGAAACATCTGATTCAGAAAGTCAAAATCACTTTCTTCCGTGATTAATTGTTTATCTTGCTGCTTCCGCTAAACTGTTACTTTGCAAACCTGACATTCCATAGTATCGGAAAGTTTCTAAAGCTTTTGTAAACAAGACGGTCGTTCAGCCCAGGCTTATTGCTGACGATGTTAGTtgtattattaaataatttctttgatgaaaaaagaaaaactcaAACACCATGGGAAACATTTAGTAGTGTATGAGAAGATTTGTTCTTTCACATAGCTTAATGTTCCagtatatatttattgagttgaaaacgaaataatttttaacttagatattgttttttttttttaaattattgtttggcttcttattttttttattgcattttattttattttgggttacttttttttttttttaagttgaaaattaaacaaattagccaaaaaaaaaagaaatcgaATATGCTGAATTGAGCTATAGGGTTGGATCCTAttaattagcaaaaattcctatagtttaaaaaaaaaaaaaaaaaaaaacaacgaaaaaaaaagagaaaaaaagagaaaaaatataaaacatATTTCTACTTCACTTTGTACAATCCATATTGTCTAGTCAAGTAGTTGCAAGCCTGTTCTGTATAGCGAATGTCAACTACGCagtttataatatttaacgATACTTAGGATTGCAGTGAGTTTTCCTCGTGATCAATTATATTGCAATAAACAGGTATTTTAAGTAGCAGCTGGGTATATGTATTCTGTTATGTAGGTCTATTGTTAGTTATCACTAATGTAGCTTATAACcgaactgaggaacgaaGTTCAGTTGATTTCAGTTTAtagtatttgaaaaagtctTTAATTGTAACtgatatttatattatcaTAAAAGGTACTGTAGCTGTCTTTTTAACCTACCATGTAAAGTAGATAGAGCAAATAGAACATTAcaacatgtgacatatagtgatactcGGACACATTGTAACATAGCTTAGTTTCAGCtgacaaaacaaaaaaaatacatactACACTATTTATCAGTAAACTAATATTACATAGTAAAAGCATCTCGTTAAATGTTTAAGGAGGTTTAAAAAACACATTAAACCACATACTACTGCGTTTCTCCACAGTATCCACGGAGCGTCCCAGTATATCCGAGTTTTTATTAGAAGAGCGATTTAAGTAGTTGCTTTAAGAAGATACACTCTCCTATCCTAAAAAGGTTTACTCATAATTATTGGTGGGTACCTCTTTAAGTGGTTGAACTTTCTGCTATACGTCGTTTTTTCTATCTGTTGTTAGGTTGGAATCGcgtaaacaaattaaaaaaagcaacttCGAAAATCTATCACTGGGCACTTTTGGACTGGGATTGCTAGTACGTGTacttgtattttttattcttatttatttctttttcaggACCCACATCACAGTACAAAATTAGTCACTTCAAATTAATTTGCTCGTAATATTCCCAGGTATTCATTTactgtctttttttttgggtatcttgtttcattttcaacttcattcaatcttcaaaaaaatggaatttcCTATCGATGATGAGGAATTGCTAGATGAGCGAAATAAACTTCTCCAAATTTGCAATATGGACGAGCAAACAATGTTCTACAAGTGGGAGTCCTGGTGTTTGCAACGAGGAAATACACCAAAACTCGACCTTGACACATTCAAGGCCTTTGCTAAAGAcatgaaatttcaaatggAGAGGCAGGTAAAAGCCACACTTAAACAGAATCCTGAAAGAAAATCGATAAAGCAAATCCCGGGAATGAATATTGATAGCATGTGCGTACATTAGCAAATGGTTTTAACTAACAAATATCTAGACTAGGTCTACCAGTGAAGACCACCGCATCAGGCGACTCGTTGATGCAAGAGTCTAAACCATCTACCGAAACTTTCGAATTGAATTCCAGTGACGCTGGAAGGGTTTTGgaagttttaaataaagaattaaaaattgtaacTTCAAAACCTTCAGCTCCATCCAAGCTGGTTATCGTAGCGAATTTTGATCTCAAGGCATTTAATTACAGGATCATGTATCAAAAGCTTTATGATTCTTCTGAAGTTCTGGATGATCGCATTGAGCTTTTTAGTGCATTAACTTGCAGAAAATACAACATAAGTGATGAAGATTTGGCAAATCCTAGCGAACTTACTCAAGAACCCGTTGTAGTTGTAGGACGAATTGTTGTCGAAAGTACCAATTTAGGTGGAAGACTCAACCAAAATAGCATTTTACTTGAAAGTTCAAGACGTCTAGGCGCTGGTGTTCGAGTTCGTTTGAAGGTGGATGATCTACCAAGTTACTCAATATTTCCTGGTCAAATTGTTTCAGTTAAAGGATCCAATCCTAGCGGTAACATGTTTATCGCCAAGGAAATCCTTCCTATACCTCCTTTGCCGTTCCCAAGTTCATCTAAACAGGAGCACGCTACCTTTGTTGCTAATACAAATAATCAGCCAATTTCTATATATATTGCATCTGGACCTTGGTCTCTCCGTGATGATCTCTCTTTTTCCCctttaaaatcaatgatttcatatgtaaataaaaatcctGTTGACTTGGTTATTCTATGTGGTCCATTCTTGGATATTAATCATATACTAATACGTACCGGAAACATTACAGGAACGTCTGCGACTTCTTTGGAAGAGTTGTTTAAAGAGCGTGTCACACCCATATTAAGCCAGCTAACTTGTCCTTGTATTTTAATTCCTCACATCAATGATGCTGCTTCAGATCATCCTGCATGGCCACAGGATGCATTTAATCGGGTGGCCTTAGGTCTTCCATCTGTATGTTAAGTtgtataataatttttattgacCAATCCATAGAACTTCAAATGCTTCCCGAATCCTTGCATGTTTTCCATTAATGATGTCGTCTTTGGTGTGTCAACCAACGATATACTCCTTCACACATCTAGAGAAGAGTTATTTCGTCTACCTTCTCATGGTAACTTATTTGCACGTTTGGTTTCTCACGTACTTCACCAAAGGCATTTTTATCCCTTATTCCCTGGAGGTTCTCTTGAAAAGTGCAACCCTTCAAACTTAGATATCGCACATCTTAAACTTGGTGAATTCCTAAATACTATGCCGGACATACTAATTTTACCAAGTGATTTACGTTATTTCGTAAAGGTATGTTAATTTTCTACTTTGTTTTAACTAATGTTATAGAACGTTGAAAACGTTGTATCATTGAATCCTGGTAAAGCGACCAAAGGGATTAATTTGGGCacttttgcaaaattaacTATCGCGCCATTAGAGCTCGGGGATAATGGTTCTTCTAATCATTATTCACATCGTGTATGGCTTCGAACCAAGGcagaaattttaaaactatGATAATTATACTCTCTTTTTCTGCggaatttattgaaaatataaaaaattcagcGTTAAATATCATTGGTTATCATTATTTATGTAGATGTCTACCATAGACCGTTAGAATTAATTAACTTTTCAgctttcattttctatCTATCGCTATTTTggttttcttcaaattttgtttgcaaAATTACTCATATGTTTATGTTGTTAATTTAACCATTTTCCTCAAATGTCTAAGACAATCTCTGATATATCTCAAATCGCTACTCGCGAACTTTTAGTCGTTGTTTTATAGTTGAATGAGTATTCCTTTTATACTGTAGTATTTGAATGTTCAACATTTTTTCGATTTGGACTCTAGTCTTGGTGTTTCACATCTCAACCTACTTAGTCACTACAGTTGACCTCCAACATACATAGGGGAAGTAGTGCAAATGCCTGTTATTCCTCCAGAAAAGCTTGTGTccttacaaaaaaatcaggAAAATATTCGTAATTTTACATTACTTGCTCATGTAGATCATGGAAAGGTATgaattttgcaattttaaacttttttgaatagTTGCTAATGATTAATTAAAGACAACCCTTGCAGACAGTTTACTAGCTTCGAATGGAATCATATCTAGCAAACTTGCTGGTACTGTTCGTTTTCTTGATTTTCGCGAAGATGAAATTACGAGAGGTATTACTATGAAGTCTAGCGCCatttcattgttttttaaagttataagccaaaatgatgaaaaaagagTTGAAAAAGATTACCTGATTAATCTTATCGATTCTCCTGGTCATGTTGATTTCAGTTCTGAAGTATCTTCGGCCTCAAGGCTTTGCGATGGTGCATTTGTTTTAGTAGACGCAGTTGAGGGTGTTTGTAGTCAAACAATTACTGTCCTTAGACAAGCATGGATAGACCGTATAAAGGTGATTTTAGTCATTAACAAAATGGATCGTTTGATTACTGAACTGAAACTGTCTCCTATTGAAGCTCATTATCATTTGCTTCGACTTGTTGAACAAGTAAATGCTGTCATTGGCACCTTTTATACTGGTGAGCTTATGCAATTAGCTGATAACGACGAAGTCATCAGTGATGAAGGTATATATTTCGCACCTGAACAGGGAAACGTTGTGTTTGCTAGTGCATACGATGGCTGGGCATTTTGTTTGGACCAATTTTCAGAAttttacgaaaaaaagcttggattaaaacaaaaagcacTTACAAAATGTCTCTGGGGTGATTATTATCTAGACCCTAAAACTAAAAGAGTTCTTCAGCCCAAACATCTTCAAGGCCGACGGTTAAAACCAATGTTTGTACAATTTGTTCTCGAAAACCTCTGGGCTGTTTATGAATCAGCTGTGAGCAATAGGAACCTTGAAAACATTGAGAAAATCATTAAGGCATTAAACATTAAAGTTCTTCCCCGTGACATCAAATCCAAAGACCCTAGAAATTTGCTACTTGCGATTTTTCAACAGTGGTTGCCACTATCAACTGCAATTTTGTTAACAGCGATTAGGGAAATTCCTTCTCCTATTAACGCCCAAGCGAATCGAGCTAGGAAAGTTTTGAGTTCAACTCCTCATTACGAAATGATAGATCCAGATATTACACTGGCTATGGAAAGTTGTGACGCTAGTAAGGAACAGCCTGTTTTGGTATACATAAGTAAAATGGTAGCTTTTTCTGAAAGAGATCTTCCTAATCATCGTCGCAAACAACTTAGTGCTGAGGAGATGAAATTGATACGTTCAAAATTATCTGAATCAATTGAGAGCGGCATAAATACCATTTCTATTGAGGAAAACGTTTCTTCTACCAACTCTGACAATTTAGAAGGTAGCACAACTGACATGGACGATGATAAGGACATTTTAATTGGCTTTGCTAGGATATACAGTGGCACAATTTCAGTTGGACAGGAAGTATATGTTTATGGTCCAAAATATGATCCAGTCAATCCTGAAAAACATATTACCAAGGTAACGGTTGAGtcattatatttaatgatGGGACAGGAGCTAGTTTATTTAGAGACAGTTCCCGCTGGTAACGTTTTCGCAATCGGTGGCCTTGCCGGAACGGTTTTGAGAACAGCAACACTATGCTCATCTCCAAATGGTCCTAATTTAGTGGGCGTAACTCAGCAAATGGAGCCCATTGTGCGGGTCGCTTTAGAGCCTGTTCGTCCATTTGAGATGAACAAGTTAGTGACTGGCCTTGACATGCTTAATCAAGCCGATCCATGTGTTCAAATAGCcgttgaagaaaatggagAGCATGTAATTATGTGTGCCGGAGAGATTCATTTGGAAAGATGTTTAAAAGACCTTAGGGAACGGtttgcaaaaattgaaatacAAGCATCTCAGCCACTTGTGCCATATCGGGAAACTACCATAGCTACACCCGActtattagcaaaaaataaagaactGAGTATTGGCTTTGTCACTGCAACGTTACCAGTTGGCGGAGTTACGATTGGAATTACAGTAACACCTCTTTCTGGGTCTGTCGTAGATTTTCTGCTGAAGCACTctaaaacaattgaaaatgttagcagcaatttttcaaagaaaaatagaaaCGTTGTTGTCTCGGAATCTTTAACAAAAAGTATGGAGGAAGTGTTGACTCCTGAGAAGTTTTATGAAAGGCTTTCCAAGCTTTTAGAGGAAGAGAACTCTGACTTAGGCGAGCTGAAAAATCATT
Above is a genomic segment from Schizosaccharomyces pombe strain 972h- genome assembly, chromosome: III containing:
- the toa2 gene encoding transcription factor TFIIA complex small subunit toa2, with translation MSQYYELYRRSSIGISLTDALDDLISQGKISPQLAMKVLFNFDKSMTEALAEKVRSRLTFKGHLDTYRFCDEVWTFIIKNPSFRFDNETVTSNKIRIVACATRDSSANR
- the knh3 gene encoding protein knh3, with product MLFKISFLALIASALAMSINSPTNGDTWQTNGEEQITWNVVSTDEPSAALYLTNFAVYPTVTQYLDTVDTSTGSYTTNTTNWPTGQGFQINMAYPGRPEQIYAQSQQFNIVEGAASSSSSSSSSSSSLVSSTTSSSSSATPSTTSSSSSSSSSSSSSSSKSSSSSSKSSSRSSSRTTSHRTTSHKSSSYRPTVFPYTTISHYNITNATNGTYCNGTNGTNFTCIVNASNATNSTFWLNGTNSTNGTNSTNSTSTTSHSLTKLPTSSKSLTTSKTTASGHITKGVMEALSTNDTTNTTDDATNTTSDSSSSSSASASSSSSSSSAASLVSQPVGISAVIAFFAVALSLTL
- the spb70 gene encoding DNA polymerase alpha B-subunit, producing the protein MEFPIDDEELLDERNKLLQICNMDEQTMFYKWESWCLQRGNTPKLDLDTFKAFAKDMKFQMERQVKATLKQNPERKSIKQIPGMNIDSILGLPVKTTASGDSLMQESKPSTETFELNSSDAGRVLEVLNKELKIVTSKPSAPSKLVIVANFDLKAFNYRIMYQKLYDSSEVLDDRIELFSALTCRKYNISDEDLANPSELTQEPVVVVGRIVVESTNLGGRLNQNSILLESSRRLGAGVRVRLKVDDLPSYSIFPGQIVSVKGSNPSGNMFIAKEILPIPPLPFPSSSKQEHATFVANTNNQPISIYIASGPWSLRDDLSFSPLKSMISYVNKNPVDLVILCGPFLDINHILIRTGNITGTSATSLEELFKERVTPILSQLTCPCILIPHINDAASDHPAWPQDAFNRVALGLPSNFKCFPNPCMFSINDVVFGVSTNDILLHTSREELFRLPSHGNLFARLVSHVLHQRHFYPLFPGGSLEKCNPSNLDIAHLKLGEFLNTMPDILILPSDLRYFVKNVENVVSLNPGKATKGINLGTFAKLTIAPLELGDNGSSNHYSHRVWLRTKAEILKL
- the ria1 gene encoding GTPase Ria1; this translates as MPVIPPEKLVSLQKNQENIRNFTLLAHVDHGKTTLADSLLASNGIISSKLAGTVRFLDFREDEITRGITMKSSAISLFFKVISQNDEKRVEKDYLINLIDSPGHVDFSSEVSSASRLCDGAFVLVDAVEGVCSQTITVLRQAWIDRIKVILVINKMDRLITELKLSPIEAHYHLLRLVEQVNAVIGTFYTGELMQLADNDEVISDEGIYFAPEQGNVVFASAYDGWAFCLDQFSEFYEKKLGLKQKALTKCLWGDYYLDPKTKRVLQPKHLQGRRLKPMFVQFVLENLWAVYESAVSNRNLENIEKIIKALNIKVLPRDIKSKDPRNLLLAIFQQWLPLSTAILLTAIREIPSPINAQANRARKVLSSTPHYEMIDPDITLAMESCDASKEQPVLVYISKMVAFSERDLPNHRRKQLSAEEMKLIRSKLSESIESGINTISIEENVSSTNSDNLEGSTTDMDDDKDILIGFARIYSGTISVGQEVYVYGPKYDPVNPEKHITKVTVESLYLMMGQELVYLETVPAGNVFAIGGLAGTVLRTATLCSSPNGPNLVGVTQQMEPIVRVALEPVRPFEMNKLVTGLDMLNQADPCVQIAVEENGEHVIMCAGEIHLERCLKDLRERFAKIEIQASQPLVPYRETTIATPDLLAKNKELSIGFVTATLPVGGVTIGITVTPLSGSVVDFLLKHSKTIENVSSNFSKKNRNVVVSESLTKSMEEVLTPEKFYERLSKLLEEENSDLGELKNHLDSIIAFGPKRVGPNILFDKTKKMRDFRRQSDETKLIPSDLSEYVVTAFQLITHQGPLCAEPVQGICVSIDQFDISDDSEDSKLLTINNPQIPGQVISVVKESIRHGFLGWSPRLMLAMYSCDVQATSEVLGRVYGVVSKRRGRVIDEEMKEGTPFFIVKALIPVVESFGFAVEILKRTSGAAYPQLIFHGFEMLDENPFWVPTTEEELEDLGELADRENIAKRYMLNVRKRKGLLVEQKIVEKAEKQRTLKH